GAGATAAATAGTACAAAATACAGTAAATAAAAGGCTATAATTAGTAAGAATTGAACAAGTTATCCACAAACTTATACACAACCTGTGGATAAGTCTAATAAGATTAAAATTATTAACAGTTCATCAATAATAATATCAAAAGAATACCTAGTGTTCAAGAACTTATCCACAAAAAAGAAGCAATAATTAAAAATTTATCAACAATGGCTTGAAATCTTGACAATACTAAGGTGTCTATATATAATTTAATAGTAAAACTATTTTGAGATGATAAGATGAATAGTATTGCTTAATATAAAGTGCAATAGTATATAAAAAAAGGGGGTGTATACACATGAAGATGACATACCAACCAAAAAACAGACAAAGAAAAAAAGAACATGGTTTCAGAAAAAGAATGAGAACTTTATCTGGAAGAAACATCATTAAAAGAAGAAGACAAAAAGGAAGAAAAAAATTGACAGCATAAGAGGCCGCATTGGTGGCCTTTTTCTGCAATTGCAGAAAAAAAAGGAGCACTTATATAATGAAAAAGAATGAAAGAATAAGAAAAAATATAGAATTCCGTCGAGTATATAGAAGAGGAAAATCATATTCTAATAGTTTGTTAGTGCTGTATGTGTTTAAAAACAATAATAATGTAGATACAAGTAGAGTAGGAATATCAGTTAGTAAAAAAGTAGGAAACAGTGTAGTTCGAAGTAGAGTAAAACGATTGATTAGTGAAAGTTACAGATTGAACTGTAGTAACATAAAAGAAAAATATGATCTAGTTTTTGTTGCTAGAAATAAATCAAAAGATAAAACTTATAAAGAAATAGAAGGTTCTGTTACTAATTTATTAAAAAGGGCAGGTCTATATAATTAATGTTGAAAATAATATTAATTCATATAATAAAGTTTTATAGAAAATATATATCTCCTTTAAAAAAGCCTTGTTGTAGGTTTTACCCAACTTGTTCTAAGTATGCACTAGATGCTATTAATAAGTATGGCGCTTTTAAAGGTAGTATTATGGCTATAAAAAGAATTTTAAGGTGTCATCCATTTAATCCAGGTGGATATGATCCAGTTAAATAGGTTTAAGGAGGTTTTGCCTTGGGAACTCTTTTTGGAAATTATGGTTCGGCGTTTTTTTCAATCAATTGGTTGAATAATGCCTTTATTCAATTTTTTCAAGTTATGCATAATTGGATTCATAGCGTAGTTGCAAATCCAAACATATCGTATGGTCTAACTATAATAATAGTAACCATAATAATTAGGTTAGTGTTATTTCCTTTGAATTACAAGCAAATAAAATCTCAGGTAGCTATGAATGAAATTCAACCAGAGTTGAAAAAATTACAAAACAAATATAAAAATGATCCTCAAAAACAACAACAAGAAATGATGAAACTATATAAAGAGTATGGTGTAAATCCTCTAGGAGGTTGTTTACCACTACTTATTCAATGGCCAATACTTATTGCTCTTTATTATGTATTTAATAATTTAAGCAAAATTGATCCTAGTATAACTAATGTAACATTCTTAGGACTTAAACTTATGAATCCAGCAATATTAAGTCCAAGTCATTGGTATACATGGATATTACCAATATTATCAGGCTTGTTAACTTATTTATCAACTGCAATAATGACTTCTAAAAATGCAGATAGTGCTCAAATTAAGCAAACAAGAATGATGGGTGGATTTATGACTCTTTTTATAACATATATGAGTTTTAAATTCTCAACAGCTTTAGTTTTATATTGGGTAACTAATAGTTTATTCCAAATAGGTCAAACATTGGTTACACAACGTTCTCAAAAAGTAAAAAAAGAAGAAGTTAAGTAATTTAAACAACAATATTGGAGATGTATGCCTAGTTTTAACATTTGGAAGGCAGGTGTATCAAACATGAGATCTATAAGAATGAGTGGAAAAACTGTAGAAGATGCGGTTTCAAAAGCTCTTACAGAACTTAATGTTACAATAGATGAAGTTGAAACTAATGTAATAGAAGAAGGAAGTAAAGGGATTTTCGGTATATTTAAAACTAAAGATGCTGAGGTTGAGGTTATTGTTAAAGAAAAGGCTGAAGACAAGGCAAGAAAGTTTTTAAGAGATGTACTAGATTCTATGGGAGTCCTTGCAGAAATCAAGATTAAAGAAGAAGATAATGTACTTAAAATTAATCTTGTAGGTCCTAAAATGGGATTGATTATTGGATATAGAGGCGAAACTTTAGACTCCCTTCAATATTTAGTTAGTTTAGTTGTGAATAAAGAAAATAATGAAAGATATAAGAAAGTAACTTTAGATACGGAAAATTATAGAAGTAGAAGAGAAGAAACATTAAAAAGACTTGCAGAAAAACTTGCTTATAAAGTTAAAAAAACTAGTAAGTTTGTAAAGCTTGAACCTATGAATCCTTACGAGAGAAGGATAATTCATTCAACACTTCAAAATGATTCGTACGTGGTTACATATAGTGAGGGAGAAGAACCTCATAGAAGAGTAATTATAGATTTAAAAAAGAAAGCCTAGATTGAGGCTTTCTTTTGCTTTATAATAAAAAAGGTTTATAAAATTAGAAAGGATGGAAGAAATGAAGGAATTTGATACTATAGCGGCGATTGCAACAAATTTAGGTGAAAGTGGAGTATCAATTATAAGAGTTTCAGGAGATAAAGCATTAAGTATTGTTAGCAGTATTTTTACTGGAAAGAATGATAGAAAGTTAGATGATATTAGAACATATTCTATGAGATATGGATTTATTATAGATAAAGATACAAAGGAAAAGTTAGATGAGGTTATAGTAAGTTATATGAAAGGCCCTAGAAGTTTTACAGCAGAAGATGTTGTTGAAATAAACTGTCATGGTGGGGTTGTTGTAACAAAGAGAATCCTTGAGGAAGTTGTAGCGGCAGGGGCAAGACTTGCATCCCCTGGTGAATTTACTAAAAGGGCATTTTTAAATGGAAGAATTGACTTAAGCCAAGCGGAAGCTGTTATTGATTTAATAAATGCAAAAACTGAGTTAAGTGCAAAGTCAGCACTTGAACAATCAGAAGGTAAACTTTCAAGGGAAATAGGTAAAATAAGAAATAAGTTACTTGAAATTATTGCAAGTATAGAAGCCACAGTTGATTATCCAGAAGATGACTTAGAAGAAGTTACTTCTGAAAAAGGTAGGGAATCTGTTAGCAAATTACTTGATGAAATTGATTCTTTATTAGATCATGCAGATGAAGGAAAGATTTTAAGAGAAGGATTAAATACAGTAATTGTAGGTAAGCCAAATGTAGGAAAGTCTTCACTTTTAAATGCATTACTTATGGAAACAAGAGCTATTGTTACTGATGTTCCTGGAACAACAAGAGACGTAATTGAAGAGTACATGAGTATCGATGGAATTCCAATAAAGATAATAGATACAGCTGGAATACGTGACACTGATGATGTTGTGGAAAAAATTGGTGTAGAAAAATCTAGAGAGAAAATAAACAACTCCGATCTTACAGTTTTGGTTCTTGATAACAGTAGAGGTTTAGATGATGAAGATAAGGAGATAATTAACTTTATAAAAGATAAGAAATATATAGTATTATTAAATAAGATGGATTTAGAATCAAAGATAGATAAAGAAGCGTTAAAAGAGCTAAATTCTAAATATATAATAGAAATATCCGCAAAGACAGGTAGTGGATTAGATAAATTTAAAGAAGTTATAAAAGAATTATTCTTTAGCGGAAAAGTAGCTTCAAAGGACGTTATGATAACAAACACAAGACATAAAGAAGCTTTAATTAGAGCAAAAGAAAGTTTAGAAGCTTCTAAGAATGCTTTAGACAACACATTTGCAATAGACCTTGCGTCTATTGACCTTAGAAATGCGTGGAAAAGTCTTGGAGAAATTAATGGAGATACAGTTGAAGAAGATATAATAGATAAGATATTTTCTAAATTTTGTTTAGGAAAGTAAGGGGAGAGGAATATGAGTTATTTTGCAGGTGAATTTGATGTAGCAGTTATAGGTGCAGGTCATGCGGGTTGTGAAGCTGCACTTGCTAGTGCAAGACTTGGAGTAAGTACTGTTGTATTTGCAACTGATCTTGCAAGTGTGGCAATGATGCCTTGTAATCCTAATATAGGAGGAACAGCAAAGGGACATTTAGTAAGAGAAATTGATGCTCTAGGTGGGGAAATGGGAATAAACATAGACCACACATATATACAATCTAGAATGTTAAATACATCTAAAGGACCAGCTGTACACTCATTAAGAGCACAAGCTGATAAAAGAAAATATGCTGAGAGAATGAAGCATGTTTTAGAAACTACAGATAATTTACATTTAAAACAAGCAGAGATTATAAAAGTTGATATAGAAGATAGCAAAGTTAAAGGTGTTTTAACTAAAAACGGAGCTTACTATAAAGTTAAAGCTGCAATATTATGTACGGGGGTTTACTTAAAATCTAGAATAATAATTGGAGATATAAACTATGAAGGCGGTCCGAGTGGTCTTGCTCCAGCTAACATGTTATCACAAAGTCTAATAGAAAGTGGTATAAAAATAACTAGATTTAAAACAGGAACTCCAGCTAGAATAAATAGAAGAACAGTTGATTTTTCAAAGATGATAGAACAAAAGGGTGATGAGAATATAGTTCCATTCTCATTTATGAGTGAAAATATTGAAAGAGAACAAATATCATGTTATCTAACTTACTCAGGAGATGAAACTAAAAAGGTTGTATTAGAAAACATAGATAGATCACCACTTTACAATGGTTCAATTAAAAGTGTAGGACCAAGATATTGTCCTTCTTTTGAAGATAAGATAATGAGATTCCCTGAAAAAGATAAGCATCAAATCTTCATAGAACCAGAAGGAGAAAATACAGAAGAAATGTACGTTGGAGGAATGTCAAGTTCTCTTCCTGAAGATGTACAATTAAAAATGTTAAGAAGTGTACCTGGTCTTGAAAATGCTGAAATGATGAGAACAGCTTATGCAATAGAATATGATTGTATAGATCCAACACAATTAGAACTTTCTTTAGAATTTAAAGATATAGACGGATTATTCTCAGCTGGACAAATGAATGGAAGTTCAGGTTATGAAGAAGCTGGATGCCAAGGGCTTATAGCTGGAATAAATGCTGCTTTAAAACTTCAAGGAAAAGAACCTTTAATTTTAAAAAGATCAGACGCATATATTGGAGTTCTTATTGATGACCTAGTTACAAAGGGAACACAAGAGCCATACAGAATGATGACATCTCGTGCTGAATATAGATTATTATTAAGACAAGATAACGCCGATTTAAGACTTACAGAAATGGGTCATAAAATAGGACTTGTTAAAGAAGATAGATACGAAAGATTCACAAAGAGAAAAACAGCTATAGAAGATGAAATAGAAAGATTAAAAAATATACAAATCACAAATAAGCAAGAAGTAAATAAGTTTTTAGAAGGATTAAACTCAGCAGGGTTAAAGAAACCAATAAGTTTATATGAACTTATAAAAAGACCAGAACTTAATTACTTTGTAGTAAAAGATTTAGATAAAGATAGAGCAGAGCTTCCGCGTGATGTACAAGAGCAAGTTAATATTATATCTAAATACGAAGGATATATTCAAAAGCAATTAGAACAAGTAGAACAATTTAAGAAACTAGAAAATAGATTAATTCCAAAAGAATTTGATTATAAACTAGTAAAAGGACTTAGAACGGAAGCTATTCAAAAATTAGATAAGATAAAACCAGTAAATATTGGTCAGGCATCTAGAATTTCAGGGGTATCTCCTGCTGATATATCTGTACTTTTAATAGTATTAGAACAATACAACAGAAATAAAGGTCATAAGGAGGAAGAATTTTAATTGAATAGTGAAAAGATATTTTATGATATATTAAATGTTGCAGCAGAGAATGTTGATTTAGAATTTAATGATAAGAAGTACAATCAGTTTATTCAGTATAAAGATTTATTAAAAGATTGGAATGGAAAAGTAAATCTTACTGCTATAACTGAAGATGAGGAAATAATAAAGAAACACTTCATAGATTCAATGAAGATATTTCAATTTGAATATTTGAGAAAAGCAAATAAAATTATAGACATAGGTACCGGGGGAGGATTCCCTGGTATACCTATGAAAATAATGAGACCAGACGCAGATATAGTTCTTTTAGATTCATTAAAGAAAAGAATTAATGTTTTAGATGATATTTTAAATAAAATAGGAATAAATGATGTAGAAACTATACATGGTAGAGCAGAAGAATTTGCAAAGAATCCTAAGTATAGAGAAAAATTTGATGCAGTAGTTTCAAGAGCTGTTGCTAACTTAGCATCTTTAAGTGAATTTTGTTTACCTTATGTAAAGGTAGGTGGATATTTTGTAGCCTTAAAAGGACCAGCTGTTGATGAAGAAGTTAAGATAGCTAAAAAAGCTATAAGTATTCTAGGGGGAAAATTAGAAGAAATAAGAGAAGTCGAAATAGAAGATAGTGACTTAAAACATAACTTAGTTATTATTAAGAAAATAAAAAATACACCTAAGCAATATCCAAGGAAACCTGGAACTGCAACTAAAAAACCTCTAATATAAGTTTTAAAAATTTTTAAAATTATTGTCAAAAATTATATAATTAATGTTAAAATAGTATTTGTATTAGTAAATTATAGAGGGATGGGGAATTTATGAAAAAGGATATTAAGTACATATCTACTGATATAATTATTCCAAATACTTATCAGCCTAGAAAATACTTTAATGAGGATACTATTGATGAATTAGGAGAGTCCATTAGAACTTATGGGATAATTCAACCTTTGTCTGTTAGAAAAATAGAAGATAACAAGTATGAACTAATTGCAGGAGAAAGAAGATTTAGAGCAGCTAAAAAGATAGGATTAAAAGAAGTGCCTGTAATAGTTACTGATATTAGTGATAAAGATTCAGCTGCAATAGCACTTTTAGAAAATATTCAAAGGGAAGATTTAAATTTTTTAGAAGAGGCAGAAGCATATGAAAATCTTATAAAAGAACATAAATACACTCAAGCTGAACTTGCAAATATCATTGGCAAGAAACAATCTACTATTGCAAATAAAATAAGAATTTTAAAATTAGACAAAGTTATAAGACAACAAGTTTTGGAAAATAATTTAACAGAAAGACATGCAAGGGCACTTTTAAAGTTACCTTCAAAGGAACTTCAAAAGAAAGTACTAAAAAATGTTATAAAAAGAGGTTTCAATGTAAAAAAGACAGAAGAGCTTATAAATAAAGAGCTGTTAAAGTTATCAGGACAAGAACTTGCCGCAGATGGAAAGAAAAAAATAAAAGGAATATTTGCTCCAAGGGTTTATGTAAATACCGTAAAACAAGTATTTGATAAGTATGGAGTTAATGCTACATATAGAACTAAGGAGTCCGATAAAAATATACAGGTTATAATAAGTATTCCTAAAAAATAAATTTAATAAATATATTAAATGTTTCACGTGAAACATTCACCTAAAATTTCTTTTATTTTTAAGAAATTTTAGGTGTTTTTTATTTTATATATATTTATAAAACTATGGTAAGATATTATAATATATATTAACAGTATAAAATTAGATTTTAAAATAAAATTTACTAAATTATGTACACTAGAGGTTTGGTTTTGGGGGGAAAATCATGAAAGTTATATGTATTTTTAATCAAAAAGGTGGAGTTGGAAAGACTACTACTAATATAAATTTATGTGCCAATTTAGCAATGCATGGTCATAAAGTATTATCTATTGATATTGATCCGCAAGGAAATACAACAAGTGGACTTGGAATTGATAAAAATAAAATAAAATATTCAACATATGATGTTCTTACATCGGACATTTCAATAGAAGAAGCTATAATAGAAAGTGAACTTATTGATAATTTTTATGTAGTTCCATCTAATATGGACTTAGTTGGTGCAGAAGTTGAACTTATTGATGTTAAAGGAAGAGAAACTATACTAAAAAGAAAAATTGAAAGTATAAAGGATAAGTTTGAGTATATATTTATAGATTGTCCTCCTTCACTAGGGGTTTTAACAATAAATTCTCTTATTGCTGCTACTAGTGTTTTAATTCCAATACAATGTGAGTTTTATGCATTAGAAGGAGTTGGACAACTTTTAAATACAATTCAATTAGTTAAAAAATCTTTAAACAAAGATTTAGAAGTTGAAGGTGTTGTCATGAGTATGTATGATAACAGAACTAAGCTATGTAATGAAGTTGCACAAGAAGTAATCAAGTACTTTAAGGATAAAGTTTATAATACTACAATACCAAGAAACGTAAGACTTGCTGAAGCCCCAAGTTTTGGACTTCCAATAGTTCTCTATGATGATAAATGCAAGGGAGCGGAAGCATATAGAGATTTATTAAATGAATTTTTAAGTAGACAAAGTAAGGGAGTGGTAACTGTTGAGTAAAAAGTTTGGATTAGGAAAAGGGCTTGGAGCTTTAATACCAGAAGAACCTAACGAAGAGAAAAATTCAATATTAAAAATAGATATGAATTTGATAAAACCAAATATTGATCAACCTAGAAAAAACTTTGATGAAGCAAAAATAATTCAATTAGCAGATTCAATTAAGGAACATGGAATAATTCAACCATTGATATTACAAAAGAGAGGAAACATATATAGCATAATTGCAGGAGAAAGAAGATGGAGAGCTGCTAAAAAGGTAGGCCTTAAGGAAGTACCAGCAGTTATTAATGAACTAAGTGATAAACAAATATTAGAGGTTTCATTAATAGAAAACATACAAAGAGAAGACTTAAATCCTATAGAAGAAGCTATAGCATATAAAAAATTAATTGATGAATTTAAACTAACTCAAGAAGAGTTATCAAAGCAAATAGGAAAATCAAGAACTGCTATTACAAATTGTATGAGATTATTAAATTTAGATTCTAGGGTTCAAGATTACTTAATTGATGGAGTAATAACAGAAGGACATGGACGAGCTTTATTATCCCTAGAAGATAAAGAAATGCAGTATAAAATGGCACTAGATATAATAGACAAAGAGTTAAGTGTAAGACAAACGGAAAGTATTATAAAAAATTTCAAGAAAAAAAGTATAAATAAAAAAGAAGACGACGCTAATATAAAGCCATATTATAATGCTATAGAAAATAAATTGGAAAATTTGTTTAATACCAAAGTAGTATTGAGGTCTAAGGGAAATAGAGGTAAAATACAAATAGAATATTATTCTGAGGAAGATCTTCAAAGAATAATTGATATATTAAAAATATAATTTTCAAAAATGTTTCATGTGAAACATTTAGGGAGGACTAGGAATATGAAACAAATAATGACACATTTAATTGGTGTACAACCCTACATAATACTCGGCCTTATAGTTGTTGTAGTTATACTACTAATTATGATGTTAGCACTTTTAAAATCTATTAGTAAGCTAGAAAAGAGACAAAGAAGGCTTACAAGAGGAATGAATAATAAAAACCTAGAAGAAATTATAACTTCTTATTTAGATAAAATAGATGAAGTTAAAGAAGAATCAAATGAGGTTAGACAGCAACAACAAGAACTTAGTGAAACATTAAGTAAATGTGTGCAAAGAGTTGGTGTTGTAAGATATAAAGCTTTTGAAGATGTTGGTAGTGACCTTAGCTTCTCAATAGCTTTATTAGATAGCAATAATGATGGAGTTGTTATTACTGGTATATACGGAAGAAATGATAGTACAGTTTATGCAAAACCTATAGATAAAGGTATTTCAAGATATGATTTATCACAAGAAGAACAAGAAGTGTTAATAAAGGCCTCAGAAAATATAGAAGAATAACAAATATAAATAAAATCCTAAGAATTATAATTCTTAGGGTTTTATTTATATTTAGCTCTTAAATTTTTAAGTGCATTGTCAAACATTGAATTAAAGCTCTCCATATTATTAGAACCCATTGTCTTTAAAATAGAGTGATGAATTCCGTAAGCAATTGTGTTTGCAAGATGCATTACAGTATATAATCTAGTGTTTTGAAGAACCATAAATTCTAAAGCACCAGATACATTTACAATTCCAGTAATACTTAAATCACCAACTTCAGGAAGTTTTTTATGCATAGCAGCTCCAGGGGTTATAGGAGTATTATCTATAATTATATTTCCAATGCTATCAATTTTACCAAGACAAGCATCTATAGCGATTATATAAGGGTATGTATACTTATTATGAATTTCATTTAAAATTTCATTTAAATTCTTTGCATGGACAGGACTTTCAAGTGTTCCGTATATAATGAATTCATCTGAAATTAAAGATTTTAATTTTTCTCCAACTAAAGGACCTAAGCTGTCTCCAGTGGATCTATCTGTTCCAAT
This Clostridium novyi NT DNA region includes the following protein-coding sequences:
- a CDS encoding membrane protein insertase YidC, with product MGTLFGNYGSAFFSINWLNNAFIQFFQVMHNWIHSVVANPNISYGLTIIIVTIIIRLVLFPLNYKQIKSQVAMNEIQPELKKLQNKYKNDPQKQQQEMMKLYKEYGVNPLGGCLPLLIQWPILIALYYVFNNLSKIDPSITNVTFLGLKLMNPAILSPSHWYTWILPILSGLLTYLSTAIMTSKNADSAQIKQTRMMGGFMTLFITYMSFKFSTALVLYWVTNSLFQIGQTLVTQRSQKVKKEEVK
- the mnmG gene encoding tRNA uridine-5-carboxymethylaminomethyl(34) synthesis enzyme MnmG, with product MSYFAGEFDVAVIGAGHAGCEAALASARLGVSTVVFATDLASVAMMPCNPNIGGTAKGHLVREIDALGGEMGINIDHTYIQSRMLNTSKGPAVHSLRAQADKRKYAERMKHVLETTDNLHLKQAEIIKVDIEDSKVKGVLTKNGAYYKVKAAILCTGVYLKSRIIIGDINYEGGPSGLAPANMLSQSLIESGIKITRFKTGTPARINRRTVDFSKMIEQKGDENIVPFSFMSENIEREQISCYLTYSGDETKKVVLENIDRSPLYNGSIKSVGPRYCPSFEDKIMRFPEKDKHQIFIEPEGENTEEMYVGGMSSSLPEDVQLKMLRSVPGLENAEMMRTAYAIEYDCIDPTQLELSLEFKDIDGLFSAGQMNGSSGYEEAGCQGLIAGINAALKLQGKEPLILKRSDAYIGVLIDDLVTKGTQEPYRMMTSRAEYRLLLRQDNADLRLTEMGHKIGLVKEDRYERFTKRKTAIEDEIERLKNIQITNKQEVNKFLEGLNSAGLKKPISLYELIKRPELNYFVVKDLDKDRAELPRDVQEQVNIISKYEGYIQKQLEQVEQFKKLENRLIPKEFDYKLVKGLRTEAIQKLDKIKPVNIGQASRISGVSPADISVLLIVLEQYNRNKGHKEEEF
- the rnpA gene encoding ribonuclease P protein component, with the translated sequence MKKNERIRKNIEFRRVYRRGKSYSNSLLVLYVFKNNNNVDTSRVGISVSKKVGNSVVRSRVKRLISESYRLNCSNIKEKYDLVFVARNKSKDKTYKEIEGSVTNLLKRAGLYN
- the jag gene encoding RNA-binding cell elongation regulator Jag/EloR, which encodes MRSIRMSGKTVEDAVSKALTELNVTIDEVETNVIEEGSKGIFGIFKTKDAEVEVIVKEKAEDKARKFLRDVLDSMGVLAEIKIKEEDNVLKINLVGPKMGLIIGYRGETLDSLQYLVSLVVNKENNERYKKVTLDTENYRSRREETLKRLAEKLAYKVKKTSKFVKLEPMNPYERRIIHSTLQNDSYVVTYSEGEEPHRRVIIDLKKKA
- the yidD gene encoding membrane protein insertion efficiency factor YidD → MLKIILIHIIKFYRKYISPLKKPCCRFYPTCSKYALDAINKYGAFKGSIMAIKRILRCHPFNPGGYDPVK
- the mnmE gene encoding tRNA uridine-5-carboxymethylaminomethyl(34) synthesis GTPase MnmE yields the protein MKEFDTIAAIATNLGESGVSIIRVSGDKALSIVSSIFTGKNDRKLDDIRTYSMRYGFIIDKDTKEKLDEVIVSYMKGPRSFTAEDVVEINCHGGVVVTKRILEEVVAAGARLASPGEFTKRAFLNGRIDLSQAEAVIDLINAKTELSAKSALEQSEGKLSREIGKIRNKLLEIIASIEATVDYPEDDLEEVTSEKGRESVSKLLDEIDSLLDHADEGKILREGLNTVIVGKPNVGKSSLLNALLMETRAIVTDVPGTTRDVIEEYMSIDGIPIKIIDTAGIRDTDDVVEKIGVEKSREKINNSDLTVLVLDNSRGLDDEDKEIINFIKDKKYIVLLNKMDLESKIDKEALKELNSKYIIEISAKTGSGLDKFKEVIKELFFSGKVASKDVMITNTRHKEALIRAKESLEASKNALDNTFAIDLASIDLRNAWKSLGEINGDTVEEDIIDKIFSKFCLGK
- the noc gene encoding nucleoid occlusion protein — its product is MKKDIKYISTDIIIPNTYQPRKYFNEDTIDELGESIRTYGIIQPLSVRKIEDNKYELIAGERRFRAAKKIGLKEVPVIVTDISDKDSAAIALLENIQREDLNFLEEAEAYENLIKEHKYTQAELANIIGKKQSTIANKIRILKLDKVIRQQVLENNLTERHARALLKLPSKELQKKVLKNVIKRGFNVKKTEELINKELLKLSGQELAADGKKKIKGIFAPRVYVNTVKQVFDKYGVNATYRTKESDKNIQVIISIPKK
- a CDS encoding ParA family protein, whose product is MKVICIFNQKGGVGKTTTNINLCANLAMHGHKVLSIDIDPQGNTTSGLGIDKNKIKYSTYDVLTSDISIEEAIIESELIDNFYVVPSNMDLVGAEVELIDVKGRETILKRKIESIKDKFEYIFIDCPPSLGVLTINSLIAATSVLIPIQCEFYALEGVGQLLNTIQLVKKSLNKDLEVEGVVMSMYDNRTKLCNEVAQEVIKYFKDKVYNTTIPRNVRLAEAPSFGLPIVLYDDKCKGAEAYRDLLNEFLSRQSKGVVTVE
- a CDS encoding ParB/RepB/Spo0J family partition protein codes for the protein MSKKFGLGKGLGALIPEEPNEEKNSILKIDMNLIKPNIDQPRKNFDEAKIIQLADSIKEHGIIQPLILQKRGNIYSIIAGERRWRAAKKVGLKEVPAVINELSDKQILEVSLIENIQREDLNPIEEAIAYKKLIDEFKLTQEELSKQIGKSRTAITNCMRLLNLDSRVQDYLIDGVITEGHGRALLSLEDKEMQYKMALDIIDKELSVRQTESIIKNFKKKSINKKEDDANIKPYYNAIENKLENLFNTKVVLRSKGNRGKIQIEYYSEEDLQRIIDILKI
- the rpmH gene encoding 50S ribosomal protein L34, which codes for MKMTYQPKNRQRKKEHGFRKRMRTLSGRNIIKRRRQKGRKKLTA
- the yyaC gene encoding spore protease YyaC encodes the protein MNNKVILKSKEQDCMYKLRDDLSIRLYKILKTKRPIIFLCIGTDRSTGDSLGPLVGEKLKSLISDEFIIYGTLESPVHAKNLNEILNEIHNKYTYPYIIAIDACLGKIDSIGNIIIDNTPITPGAAMHKKLPEVGDLSITGIVNVSGALEFMVLQNTRLYTVMHLANTIAYGIHHSILKTMGSNNMESFNSMFDNALKNLRAKYK
- a CDS encoding DUF4446 family protein codes for the protein MKQIMTHLIGVQPYIILGLIVVVVILLIMMLALLKSISKLEKRQRRLTRGMNNKNLEEIITSYLDKIDEVKEESNEVRQQQQELSETLSKCVQRVGVVRYKAFEDVGSDLSFSIALLDSNNDGVVITGIYGRNDSTVYAKPIDKGISRYDLSQEEQEVLIKASENIEE
- the rsmG gene encoding 16S rRNA (guanine(527)-N(7))-methyltransferase RsmG, which codes for MNSEKIFYDILNVAAENVDLEFNDKKYNQFIQYKDLLKDWNGKVNLTAITEDEEIIKKHFIDSMKIFQFEYLRKANKIIDIGTGGGFPGIPMKIMRPDADIVLLDSLKKRINVLDDILNKIGINDVETIHGRAEEFAKNPKYREKFDAVVSRAVANLASLSEFCLPYVKVGGYFVALKGPAVDEEVKIAKKAISILGGKLEEIREVEIEDSDLKHNLVIIKKIKNTPKQYPRKPGTATKKPLI